The genomic window GCACTTCTTCCAGCTTTTCAAAATCCATATCCATCTGCTGGCCTTCACATACTTCCATCGCCGTTTGGTTAAATATCCTGACTGCTTGCAGAAACACTGCCTCCGGCACCATGGTTAATAGTTCATAAGCCTTAATCAGCATAGCATCACCCGATAGAATGGCAACATTCTGATTCCATTTTACATGGACTGTAGCATAATTCCTGCGCAGGGCAGCATTATCCATAACGTCGTCGTGCATCAGGGTGAAATTGTGGAACAATTCCATGGCAAGAGCTGCAGGCACCACCTTTCCAGAATCGTTGCCAAACAGGGAATAACACATCAGGGTTAATACCGGCCGGATACGTTTACCACCCATCCCCAGAACATAACGAATTGGTTCATACAGCAATTCAGGCTCCTTTTTCAGCTGCAGTTTTCTGATTTCCTCTTCTGCGAGTTTACGCGCCTGATCAAATGTCAGCATAACATTTCATTTAATTTGTGTATTTTCGCATCCCGGATGTTCGTTCTTTTATCGTTCCACATATGAGAGCTTCTTTCTGCAAACGTATTTTCCTCCTTATTTCCGTTATCCTTTTATGCAGTTTTACCCACGCTTTATTTGCCCAGGGATACGAAATCAAGGTTAAAGTTAACAATCTTCCCGAAGCTACCATAATTCTCGGCCACCATTTTGCTACCAATCTGCTTCCCGACGATACCATTAAACTCGACAAAAAAGGGGAAGGTGTTTTTAAAGGAAACGATAAACTCAAGGAAGGAATGTATTTTCTGTACTTCCCTTCCCGCGTAATAGTGGACTTTCTTGTCGGAAGCGATCAGGTTTTTACCATCCAGACAGATACAACTGACCTGCAGGGAAAAACGGTTGTTACCGGAAGCACTGACAATGAAGTGTTCTTTAATTACCAGAAATTCATTGCTGAAAAACGCCGGCAACAGCAAAAACTGCAGGAAGAATTCCGCACCGCTTCCGATAGCGCATCCAAAAACAGGATTACGCAAAAGCTCAGGGAGATTGACAATGAAGTCCTCGCCGAAATAAATAAGATTCTTACCAATTACAAGGGATACTTTGTGGCAGATTTTGTAAAAGCTACACGCGATATTGAAGTCCCTGACTATCCGAGAGACGAGCAGGGGAATGTGCTTGATTCGGCTTTTAAATACCAGTATTATAAGGCACATTACTTCGACAATATGGATTTTACTGATGCAAGGCTTTTAAGAACCCCTATCTATGACGAAAAATTCAAGTTTTATTTTCAGAAAGTCTTGCTTCAGGTTCCCGACAGCCTGATCAAAGAACTCGACCCCCTGATTGAAAAAGCCAGAAAAGACCCCGAGGTGTTCAGGTATGTGCTCGTTACCCTGTTCAATTACTATGCCCAGAGCCAGATTATGGGACATGACGGCGTTTTCATCCACATTGCAGAGAAATATTACATTCCTGAAGCAACCTGGGCCAATGCTGACTTTATTAATAAACTGAAGGATCAGATCAGTAAACGGAAGCCTTTGCTAATTGGCCAGACTGCCCCTGATTTCCAGCTGGTACTTATTCCCGATGAACATTTCAAACAGGCCGCCACCGACACTACTGCTGCAGCAAACGTCTATGTTGGAAGTTTCTTTCGGTTAATGAATGTAAAGGCAAAATATACCATCCTTATGTTCTGGGAATGTGACTGCGGGCATTGCCAGAAAGCCATGCCCGAACTGCATCAGGTTTTTAACAGGCTCAAAGATAAGGGTGTTCAGGTTGTTGCCGTCCACATGCTCGGCGGTGCAGAGGGAAAGAAAAAATGGATCAAATGGGTGAACGACCATGAACTCTACGGATGGATAAATGCCTGGAATCCTTATGATTATAAATACAAGGAACTCTACGATATTAAAAGCACTCCCATTTTGTATCTTCTTGATGAAAACAAAAAAATAGTTGCCAAACTTATTACCCCCGAGGCGGCAGAAGAAATCATCAATGCTCTGCTGAAAGAAAATAGTAAAAAACCTCTTACTTAACAGGATTTGAAGAATGAACGAATTGGCACCGATCAAACTGATTCTTGAAGACGGAAGCGTATTTTCTGGCAAATCATTTGGGTATCCCGGCTCTGTTTCAGGTGAAGTTGTATTCAACACAGCTATGACCGGGTATCCTGAAAGCCTCACCGACCCTTCCTACAAAGGGCAGATTCTGGTTCTCACCTACCCGCTTGTGGGAAATTACGGAGTGCCCGGTGCGGAAACCGAAGATGATTTGTTCAAGTTTTACGAATCTTACACCCTGCACATCAGCGGACTCGTGGTTTCTGACTATTCTTTTGAATACAGCCACTGGAATGCTGTACAAAGCCTGGGCGACTGGCTGAAAAAACATAAGGTCCCGGCAATCACAGGAGTTGACACACGAAAACTTACCAAAATTCTCCGTGAAAAAGGAACTATGCTGGGCAAAATTGTTTTCAATAACCAGGACGTTGATTTATATGACCCTTCCAAAGAAAACCTGGTGGCAAAAGTCAGCACAAAAGAAAAGAAAATATTCGGCACCGGAAAATACCGCATCCTCCTGATCGATTGTGGCGTAAAGTACAATATTATCCGGAATCTTCTGAAAAGGGATACAACCATCATTATGGTTCCATGGAACCATGACATCAGCAAAGAAGAATACGATGGTTTGTTTATTACCAACGGACCAGGCGATCCCAAAATGTGCCGCGAAACCATTCAGAACCTTACGCTCGCCTTTCAGGACGACAGGCCTGTTTTCGGCATCTGCCTCGGAAACCAGCTTATGGGGCTCGCCGCCGGAGCGGATACCTATAAACTGAAATACGGGCACCGAAGCCACAACCAGCCTGTTATACAAGTGGGCACACCCCGGTCGTACATCACCTCCCAGAATCACGGGTATGCTATCAACAACAACACCCTGCCGGGCGACTGGGAACCCCTGTTTATCAACATCAACGATAATACAAACGAAGGAATCCGGCACCGCAAAAAGCCTTTTTTCTCTTCCCAGTTCCATCCCGAAGCATCCGGAGGCCCCACCGATACAGAATATCTGTTCGATGACTTCATTGAACTCATCAGAAAAACAAAAGGATAAACCGGCCAATGGGATATGTTTTAACCCGGATTGCGCATCAGGAGAGCAAGCAAATTAATATGCAGTGCCTAAGCTTTGCGAAAAAGCATCCGGGTTAACCCCGCTGGAACACAGTGAAAGCGACCTTTATGACACATTGCGCGTTTTTGATGCGCAAGGTAGGTTTACGACAGAATAAGTTCACCAAAGTACTCAGGACGATGAAAGTCGGGGGCAAGCGTTTTGATCTCCGACCAGCAAAGGTAATGCGGTTTGGAAAGATCATCCCCGCATTTATAAAAATTGGCCCTTAAAACAATATTTTTCTCAAAAGCTGATACATGCTTACCAAAAACCGAAACAGGAAGAAAGACGGTTAGCTCCCAGCTTACCTTTCCTGATTTTTCAGGAAAAGGTTTTTTGCCAAGAGACGACATAACATCTATACTTCCAATTACCTCCGCCGGTAAAAACTCCCGGTCGTTTCTCGATGAACCGAATGCCGCGAGCATGTTCCCAATGGCATTGAATTCAAAATTATAGTATCCAAGGGCCCCAGGAGGTGATACGAAAAACTCCACACAACTGTCCTTATAAACCGGTTCGTTCGGCTGAGTATAGATCGCCTTCACACAATCTTCGTTTACGTAATATTTTAGAAATAAGCCACGGAGCTGCCATGCGCATTTTACTTTCACATCCGGTTTATATGGGAATTCTTTCCAGGGGGTATACCCAATCTGAAATCCTTCAGGCAGGGTATCAAAAAACCTGGATGCCTCACTCAGCAGTCTGACATCTGAGGGCATCTGAAAAACCATTCCTGTCATATGATCAATTTTCGGCCAAGATACAAATAAAAAAGGCTGTCGCAATTGGGACAGCCTTCTGACAAGTCAGTTATAGGTAGAAGATCCTAGCGTCGATGTCCGGAACCTGAATAATTGCCTCTGTCTTCTCTTGGCCTGGCCTGAGAGACTTCAATAGGCCTGTTATTCAATACATATCCGTTCAGGCTGGCAATAGCCTTTTCCGCCTCCTGATCATCCGGCATTTCAACAAAACCAAATCCCTTGCTCCGGCCGGTGAACTTGTCACGGATTACCTTTGCTGACTGAACCGCGCCGCAGGTTGCAAACAGATCGTTCAACTGCTGGTCGGTTACCTTGAAATCGATGTTTCTGATATAAATGTTCATGACTAAAAAAAATTAATTCAGACAAAGGTAACCATTCTTTGATTAATCAAAACATTTTTCCTGTGAAAATGTATTTTTTCGCTTTATAGGCTTTTCAGATACCTGTCAATATCTTCGGCAGCCTTGCGTCCGGAGGCAATGGCACGCACTACCAGAGTGGCTCCGTTTACAGCATCTCCGGCGGCAAAGATTTTCGCCCTGCTTGTCTGATGGTTCTTGCTGACATGAACATTCCCCCTTTCCGAGAGTTTCAGTTCAAGATCTTTGAGCAAACCCTCCT from Bacteroidales bacterium includes these protein-coding regions:
- a CDS encoding DUF5106 domain-containing protein, with amino-acid sequence MRASFCKRIFLLISVILLCSFTHALFAQGYEIKVKVNNLPEATIILGHHFATNLLPDDTIKLDKKGEGVFKGNDKLKEGMYFLYFPSRVIVDFLVGSDQVFTIQTDTTDLQGKTVVTGSTDNEVFFNYQKFIAEKRRQQQKLQEEFRTASDSASKNRITQKLREIDNEVLAEINKILTNYKGYFVADFVKATRDIEVPDYPRDEQGNVLDSAFKYQYYKAHYFDNMDFTDARLLRTPIYDEKFKFYFQKVLLQVPDSLIKELDPLIEKARKDPEVFRYVLVTLFNYYAQSQIMGHDGVFIHIAEKYYIPEATWANADFINKLKDQISKRKPLLIGQTAPDFQLVLIPDEHFKQAATDTTAAANVYVGSFFRLMNVKAKYTILMFWECDCGHCQKAMPELHQVFNRLKDKGVQVVAVHMLGGAEGKKKWIKWVNDHELYGWINAWNPYDYKYKELYDIKSTPILYLLDENKKIVAKLITPEAAEEIINALLKENSKKPLT
- a CDS encoding RNA-binding protein; protein product: MNIYIRNIDFKVTDQQLNDLFATCGAVQSAKVIRDKFTGRSKGFGFVEMPDDQEAEKAIASLNGYVLNNRPIEVSQARPREDRGNYSGSGHRR
- the carA gene encoding glutamine-hydrolyzing carbamoyl-phosphate synthase small subunit; this encodes MNELAPIKLILEDGSVFSGKSFGYPGSVSGEVVFNTAMTGYPESLTDPSYKGQILVLTYPLVGNYGVPGAETEDDLFKFYESYTLHISGLVVSDYSFEYSHWNAVQSLGDWLKKHKVPAITGVDTRKLTKILREKGTMLGKIVFNNQDVDLYDPSKENLVAKVSTKEKKIFGTGKYRILLIDCGVKYNIIRNLLKRDTTIIMVPWNHDISKEEYDGLFITNGPGDPKMCRETIQNLTLAFQDDRPVFGICLGNQLMGLAAGADTYKLKYGHRSHNQPVIQVGTPRSYITSQNHGYAINNNTLPGDWEPLFININDNTNEGIRHRKKPFFSSQFHPEASGGPTDTEYLFDDFIELIRKTKG